A part of Escherichia marmotae genomic DNA contains:
- the aroA gene encoding 3-phosphoshikimate 1-carboxyvinyltransferase: protein MESLTLQPIARVDGTINLPGSKSVSNRALLLAALAHGKTVLTNLLDSDDVRHMLNALQALGVSYTLSADRTRCEIIGNGGPLHAESALELFLGNAGTAMRPLAAALCLGSNNIVLTGEPRMKERPIGHLVDALRQGGAKIAYLEQENYPPLRLQGGFTGGNVEVDGSVSSQFLTALLMTAPLAPEDTVIRIKGDLVSKPYIDITLNLMKTFGVEIENKQYQQFVVKGGQSYQSPGHYLVEGDASSASYFLAAAAIKGGTVKVTGIGRNSMQGDIRFADVLEKMGATISWGDDYIACTRGELNAIDMDMNHIPDAAMTIATTALFAKGTTTLRNIYNWRVKETDRLFAMATELRKVGAEVEEGYDFIRITPPEKLKFAGIATYNDHRMAMCFSLVALSDTPVTILDPKCTAKTFPDYFEQLERISQPA, encoded by the coding sequence ATGGAATCCCTGACGTTACAACCCATCGCCCGAGTTGATGGCACCATTAATCTGCCCGGTTCCAAGAGCGTTTCTAACCGCGCTTTATTGCTGGCGGCATTAGCACACGGCAAAACCGTATTAACCAATCTGCTGGATAGCGACGATGTTCGCCATATGCTGAATGCACTGCAGGCGTTGGGGGTGAGCTATACGCTTTCTGCTGATCGTACGCGTTGCGAAATTATCGGTAACGGCGGTCCATTACACGCAGAAAGTGCGCTGGAGTTATTTCTCGGTAATGCGGGGACAGCGATGCGTCCTCTGGCGGCGGCACTTTGTCTGGGAAGCAATAATATTGTCCTGACCGGTGAACCGCGTATGAAAGAACGCCCGATCGGTCATCTGGTCGATGCGCTGCGCCAGGGCGGGGCAAAAATCGCTTACCTGGAACAAGAAAATTATCCACCGTTGCGTTTACAGGGTGGTTTTACTGGCGGCAATGTCGAAGTTGATGGCTCTGTTTCCAGTCAGTTCCTCACCGCACTATTAATGACCGCACCGCTTGCGCCGGAAGATACGGTTATTCGGATTAAAGGTGATCTGGTTTCTAAACCTTATATCGATATCACGCTCAACCTGATGAAGACGTTTGGTGTTGAGATTGAAAATAAGCAATATCAACAATTTGTAGTAAAAGGCGGTCAATCTTATCAGTCACCGGGCCACTATTTAGTGGAAGGGGATGCATCCTCGGCGTCTTACTTTCTCGCTGCAGCAGCGATTAAAGGCGGTACGGTAAAAGTGACTGGCATTGGACGCAACAGTATGCAGGGTGATATTCGCTTTGCTGACGTACTGGAAAAAATGGGGGCGACCATTAGCTGGGGCGATGATTATATTGCCTGCACGCGTGGTGAACTGAACGCTATCGACATGGATATGAACCATATTCCCGATGCGGCGATGACTATCGCTACGACGGCGCTATTTGCTAAAGGCACTACCACGCTGCGCAATATTTATAACTGGCGCGTTAAAGAGACGGATCGTCTGTTTGCGATGGCGACCGAATTACGTAAGGTCGGCGCAGAAGTGGAAGAGGGATATGATTTCATTCGCATTACGCCGCCAGAAAAACTGAAATTTGCCGGGATCGCCACTTATAACGATCACCGAATGGCAATGTGTTTCTCGCTGGTAGCATTGTCAGATACGCCGGTGACGATTCTTGATCCTAAATGTACGGCTAAAACATTCCCGGATTACTTCGAGCAACTGGAACGTATTAGCCAACCAGCCTGA